In Oreochromis niloticus isolate F11D_XX linkage group LG12, O_niloticus_UMD_NMBU, whole genome shotgun sequence, the DNA window AAGCTTTACTCTTCCCTCCATAACTGATGTATCTAATCTTATTAAAAAATTTAGTCATCCACCTGTCAACTTGACCCGCTCCCCACTGTGTTAGTTAAAGCCTGTCTTCCCTCGTTAGCACCTCTCATAACCAGCATTATCCATTCCTCCCTGAACACTGGAATTGTTCCTGAAGCACTGAAAAAGGCTTCTGTTAGTCCAATTCTCAAAAAGCCTGGTGCAGACCCCAATAACTTTGATAATCTTTGCCCTATATCAAATCTCCCCtttatttcaaaaattcttgaaaaagtTGTCGCCTCCAAGCTTCATTTACATCTCAATGACCATAATCTCTATGAACAATTTCAATCTGGTTTCCGCCCCAATCATAGCACAGAAACTGCTCTGTTAAGGATTACCAATGACCTTCTGATGGCAGCTGATTCTGGTCTCCTATCCATCCTCATCCTTCTTGATCTTAGTGCGGCGTTTGATATCATTTCTCACAATATTCTCCTGAACCGGTTAGCATCCACTGGCATTACTCACACCCCCCTTGCCTGGTTCACCTCATATCTCTCAGACCACACTCAGTTTATCCAATTTAAATCCCATTCTTCAAGTCTCTatcctgtttctgctggtgtgccccagggttcAGTATTAGGGCCtcttttattaattatttacatGCTCCCTCTTGGTCATATATtccaaaaatataatataaattttcactgttatgccgatgacacccagctctacatTTCTTCTAAACCTTCCTCCCACCTACCTCCCTCTCAAACTGTCTTATTGAGATTAGATCCTGGTTCTCCTCCAATTTTCTCAAACTCaacagtaataaaactgaagttttacttGTTGGTACACCATCTATCTTAACCAAATCCCACAGTTTTTCCATTAACATTGAAAATTCTCCTACCGTTCCCTCCCCTCAGGTTAAGAAGATTTCATGTGTTTGTTGCAAACCGAGTGGAACGCATCAAACAAAGTACAGATTCAACCCAATGGAGCTATGTAACTTCCGAAGATAATCCGGCGGACCACGCCTCAAGAGGCCTCACAGCAGAACAACTTGTAACATCAAACTGGTTCAAAGGCCCAGACCTCCTTTGGCAGAAAGTCATACCCAGTGGTGAAATTAAGGTGGGAGAGTTATCAACCAGTGACCCAGAGGTTAAGAAGGTTCAAGTTCACAAGATACAAGTGGAGGAACAAGGGTCCCTGTGATCGCCTACACAAGTTTTCCGACTGGTCGAGAATGATTAAGGGAGTTGCTAGACTCAAGCGCTATGTGAAAGAAGTAAAGGTTCACAAGAGTAGATCACATGACATCAGTAACCTACAAGAGAGAAAGGAAGCAGAGTTAACAATCGTAAAGATGGTTCAAGAAACAGCCTTTGCTCAGGAAATAAAAACCTTGCAAAAAACCTTGTTATGTCCATTTCTTGATGACCAAGGCATTTTTCGGGTAGGTGGTGTTGCGAAATCGATCAATGTAGAGCAGTGAAACAAACCACGGAggccccagaaaagtgcaatcaaacggtGAGTTTATTAATACAGAACAAGAAATTTCAGCATGAGTCTTctctctgacaaaaatacatgtGGAGAACACTTTTAAATGCTTGACGACCTCTCTACAGATTCCCTCATCAACTCCTTACGTGCATTCATAGCCATTAGATTAAGCCATAGGTACAGATAAGATGGAATCAAGGCACAAATTTTGTCGTCACTAGAAATGAGTATATTGAAGCATTTAAGGAGATGGATCAAGCCAAGCTAGGGAAACTGGACTGCGAGTTTCTCATGAACACCCCAGCATCTAGTCACATGGGTGGTGTCTGGGAAAGACAAATTCGCACCATAAGAAGTGTTCTCACATCCATTCTGGAACAATCAGCCAAACAACTCGACAGCTCCTCTCTAAGGTTTAATTAATAGCAGACCATTGACTACTGACCATTTATGTGATCCATCAAACCCAGAACCTTTAACACCGAACCACATACTAACCATGAAGTCCACAATCATCTCCCCACCTCCAGGAAGGTTTGTGAAGGAAGATCTTTTTCTCCGTAAGAGGTGGCATCGTGTTTAACTACTCGCCAACACTTTCTGGACAAGGTGGAAAAAAGAGTATTTGTTAAATCTTCAAGACAGACAGAAGTGGACTAAAGAGCACAGAAATGCTAAGATCAATGATGTTGTCCTCCTGAAGGATGGACGCAACCAGTGGAAGTTGGCAAGGATCATTGAAGTGTACCCTGGAAAGGATGGAAGAGTGAGGAAGGTGAAATTGCTGCTGAGTGATCCAACCCTGgataaagaaggaaaacataCCTCCAAACCTGTTCACCTGGAAAGAGTGGCAATTTGTCttgtcttcttttgttttgatATTTTGATTTTCCACCTGTGTATCTCAAGGCTATTAAGCAGATGTATGTGCTCGTGCTGGGCCTCGATGTTCTTGGAAACCCATTTGGACTGATCAGAGGATTGTCAGAAGGAGTGGAGGCTTTCTTCTATGAGCCCTATCAGGTAATGATATCCAATAAAATAATTGACAAGTTCAACCGGGTCTTTTAGCTTTGAAGTGCATTCTAAAACCTGTTGAATAGTTACATTGTGTAATTTAGAAAATATGGCCACATTGCATTCAGGTTAACATTCACAATAACTATTCTTTTTTTCTAGGGAGCCATCCAGGGCCCTGAGGAGTTTGTTGAAGGAATGACTCTTGGGGTTAAGGCGCTGGTGGGAGGAGCTGTAGGTAAGCATGAAATAGTTTTAAAGGGGTAATACAGAGTCAGCCTTAGCTCCCCAGAATCAGGTCAAACCTGCTAAATAATCACTGGAATTTCTAATGCAGAaattaattatgttttatttatctttcatttttaattttatgtacagtgttgtgcaaaagtcttgcactccctttcatttctttgtattttgaaatacagcatgtaaggcaaaaacagtttgtacaattctttATCACATCCTGAACGCTCTTACTCAGCTTCCTTGTCATTTGtttcttcaggaatagttctccaggcttcttgaagagCATTCAAAGCTCTTCCTTAGATGCTGgttgtcttttgttctgttttctgtaaAGATGATCGCACACTGCTTCACTTATGTTGAGCTCCAGCCTAAGTGGAGGCATGCCTTTTAGACCTGCCACTTCTTTCTTTGTCCCTCTCAACTGTCCAGTTTCCTTCAGTTGTTTTCagctattttatgcctgtcaaactgtattATCATTGCCATTTTTCATAGATTGAGCAAATCGCTTGCTTTTTTTGAGAGGCTGCTGGTAACAAACTGGTCAAAAatagaatttaatttaatttgtccGTTATGTGTAGAAACAATAATGATTCATCCCTTTAGCTAAGTGTCATTATATGCTTGACAcgtttttctgttctttgtttgtgattaaagaatgttagctaccgctcaccgcttgtctgcaggctttatttaaatggaaaacttccacaacaatcCCACAACATGTTCCAGTCTCATTACAGGGAAGCCAATTTGCAGATACTGATTCACTGTTTTTGCTGTGGTAGCTCATCCTTCCTTTACTTTCATATACAGTTTTTGACAGACAGtgacatatttttaaatgttgttgtttggtCAGATATTTTTCtagtctctttcttttttcagaaaATTGAGAATGGACGTTTTGCCAGCTACAGGTACTTTGCTCATGCTAAAGTCAATGAATCTGACTTCCTCATGATCACCAAGAGGTGAGTGGTTTTGTTTGGGGATTTTTCTTTACCcttttttgattgttttcttctgttcaaCAAAGTGTTTTACTTGAGATAATGACCAAGAGCTGAGATATGGTTCAAATGATGcataatttttcttttctaatcaGTTTGGATGTTAAAATTGCAGTACCTTCAATTGCCCACCAGGGGGCTGCAGCCCACAGCTTAACACAGACTGTATAAAACTTGGATGTAGCTGGCTTGATGTCGGCTGTTGCTTTGTGGAGCCCCGTTTTGAATCCCGGAGATGAGCATTTCCACTGCTGCTgtcttggtttaaaaaaaagaaaagaaaagaatcccGCCCAAAAGATTTTTTACTGATGTAACGAGACAGTAAGCTGTCTAATGACTGGGAAATTATTTtgaagatttatttaaaaatccatcttttttttaattcagttagACCAAAATGAATGATTGACCCACAAACTGAGCTGGAAAATGTTTACAGTCGAGACAGGAAGCTGTTTTCACAAAGATAGGACCGAAAGTCTTTGTACAACCACagctatcgccatctggtggcaTTCAGATTAAGGTTGAAGGCACTCCCATGTTGGCTTCAGCTTATCCgtgtctttttactttttttaatgccTATGACTGGAAATCATTGTTTTGGGataaagaaactgaaatattAGAATTTTAATTTTGTCCTTCCACAAGATATTAATTACTTTTACaaactcatcttttttttttccaggggaATATTTTTTGTGACCAAAGGCACTTTTGGTCAGCTGACCTGTGAGTGGCAGTATCTGTTTGAAGAGTTCACCAAGGATCCAACCATTATAGAGGACCGCCGACTTCGCATTGAGGCcaaggtaaaaacaaacaaacaatcaaacaagCTGTTACCATTATTTACTACCCaaatatttctttattattagtattattattagtagtagtagtagtattactACTGTACTGAACCTCGCCTTCCACTGCAGGAGAGAGTGAAGTCAGTCTTTCATGCCAAAGAGTTTGGGAAGATAATAAACTTCAAAACTCCAGAGATAGCCAAAGTAAGTTTGCAATTTGGACTCAAGCTGATATTTCCTTGCAGTCGGGATACACGACTAGTGAAAATAATTAGTTCTAACTttggtcattatttattttcagtggGTTCTTGCCAAATTGGAGGATGCACGAGAGAGTTTACCTAAGTACTGACTCTGAAGAGCGAGAAACGCATTTTGACATTAGACAGTAGACATTTTGCCTACCATAGCTTTATAGATTCAGTTTAACTTTCATTTCTGGATGTAAAGGAGGATTTGGGTGTAGAAATGTCAATCTTAATAGCGActgataggaaaaaaaaatcactcgaGTATCACTGAGGCCAAATTAACCATAATTGTCGTAGCACATTTAATGTTGCACACTGTTTCTTTTACTGGATTATATAAAAAGGACGCTAATATGAATTAGTATGGCTTTATAATACACATAATTGAAAAAATGTGCATCCTTACAGTCTTCTGTTTCCTATTTTTTATACATTTCAGAATAAAGACTGTTGAGTGTGTGAGTCAGAGATGCATGCTATTTTTATACTGTACTTACATGCATCAGTCTGCTGTATATGACCTAATATGATGTCTATCTGTAAATATCCATCCTCGCATCAGACTTTATGAGGAGGTTGCAGTATGTAATTTcgtgatttttatgtttttataccACACATATGCAATGCCAAACATGCTGATGAATTATACAGAGAAAAGGTATATattgaaaataaagaaatgctaattattattatcagctGCTGTTTACTCTGATGTATATTTCAAAGATTTGATTTTGGTCTTGGGTGCATCACGGTTTAATATCACTAAATACTTTCTGCTGCCATTTACGTCGTTTTGTTTTCGGGGAACAAATTATTCACTGCAGTggcttttttttcatgtttttttcaataaaaataaaagtttttttgaagttttttttctgtcttagtTTATTCCTTGCACCAAGAAAACATCAGGCACTTGACTTGTActctttattaaataattatatcTCTTTATTGAAAATAACCATAAATAGAAGAAAcagttgtgtattttttttcctaaagcACATCTCAGACTATTTACATCTGAAACTCGATGAACTCCGTGGCTCTACTGACTGTCCTGAGTAAATAAGGCACTTACATGCATCTCAGTTTTAGAGCAACCATTTCTAAACATTATGAAATCACAAAACCGGGCTAAAGAGCATCCTTATCAAACTATTACATGGGGATACATTTACATACATTAAAGCACTCAGATCATATGTCTATTTAAATAAGTAGTTCACACAATGGGTCATTTACTTGCTACTAATTTTCACTTTCTCATTTCCACTGTAAAGTATCATTTACAGCAAATACTAAAACACTACAAGGGAAACTAAAGCATCTACACACAGTTTCATGTTAGATGGTGACTGGTCTGAGTATGTCTGGTACAGGATATTtgtattctctcttttttggaTCTCCCTTGTTAGAAatgaaacaattaaaaaaaaaattcttttttttggtttaagCTTGATTGATAATTAGATTCTTTTCTATTTCAAATTTACTCAGGTCTTCTCTTGTATGCATTTGCTCCTGTGCTGTATGCCACCTTCTACACCAGGTTGAATTCCTTGAGGTTGTGCCTGAGGATGGTGTCTTTGACGGCCACGAAGACGAAGCGgatgttttctgtgtctgtggcGCAGGTGAAGTGAGAGTACAACGTCTTGTCCTTCTCCGGGTTTTGTTCTTGGTACATTTTCAGGATGAATTCTTGAGCTGCTACTTGATCCTGCTGAGGTCCTGCAATTCAGGGttgatattatttaaatatgttttcagtAAATTCAACATATGCTCACCAGACACTTTATTGGGTAGActtgttcaactgcttgttaatgcaaatatctaatctgCCAATTACATAACAGGAACTCAATGCATTTTATGACCTGATGAAGTTCAAACtcagcatcagaatggggaagaaaagtgatttaagtgactttaaatgTGGTGTGGTTGTTGGTACCaaacaggctggtctgagtatttcgaATTTACTGAGATTttccccacacaaccatctgtaGTGTTTACAGTGAATAGTCTGAAAGTGAAAAGGTGATCTctgatgtcagaggagaatggccagaagCTATGATACAGTAACTAAGAGAGGCTTGTATCAAGGGGGGAGGGGCGGAGCTTAGACTAATGATTGCCAATTAATGCTGAATGTTTTCAGTTCCCTGTTAAATCTcagccatgaagaattaaaccAATTCTGATGGTTAAGGAGGTTCAACCTGGTACCAGCAAAGTGTAGCTAATATAGTGTCAGTTGAGTATTTTTAGTCTATTTCAACACTTTTCCATAAAAATGAGTACCGTGCAGTGATTGGATGATGAAGGACTTAATATAAGTTTCATTCATTCCATTTAGATCAGCTAGGTAATTACAAATCTTGTGGTGAAATAAGAGCTGAAATCAAGATGAGCTCAGTCTAACCTGTGAATTCAGGGAAGTAGGTGGATAAATGAGAGTACATGATCTTCTCCTTGAGGATGTCGGTCTTGTTGAGGAAAAGTATGACAGACGAGCGCTGGAACCAGGGGTAAGTGATGATGGTCTTGAACAGGGCCTTGCTCTCCTCCATGCGGTTCTGAGATGTTTAAAGGgatcaaacacatttaaaactcCAGGAGGATGTAAACTGAAATCATCATTTGCTGTGTGGTTAAATTCTCACCTCATTGTCGCACTCGGCCAGGACCTGATCATATTCGCTGAGTGCCACCAAGAAAATGATGGAGGTGACGTTCTCAAAGCAGTGGATCCACTTTCTCCGCTCTGATCTTTGACCACCCACATCAACCATCCTGTCATAAAAGCAGCCAAGAAAAGTCACGCCACCTTCGAGGTCGGTGCCATGCCTGTGGCCAGTTCCAGTGCAACAATGCTGCCATTATTTTGGTTCATAGAGTATTtcaaagtagaatgggaggcagagccttcagctttcaggccctcttctgtggaaccagctcccagtttggatttgggacaCAGACagcctctctacttttaagattagatttaaaactttcctttttgataaagcatatagcatcaccctccctaccccggatccaacgcctgctccaacgcttacctcccATCCGATGTGGACACCGGATCAGCTGGAGGCGCAATCAaagattgcagcggtcccagatcagcTGTACACACTGGAACACTTTCCCATGTTTCTTGTCTGtattattgtgctatggtgtgttgatatctgtgcatttcgatgttttttttccttgctaactagcctgacctgtctccccagtgtgatgtttgtgtattgtatgtacggtcggcaaggtctgtcatctcggttgtgggcaaaagaactgcaactgacaaataaagcctatctcatctcatctcagttagagctggatcaggtgaccctgaatcctcccttagttatgctgcaataggtctaggctgctagatgcttcccatgatgcactgagtgtttcttcttcactcaccttttcacatcactcTTTAATCGTTagctattattaatctctggctctcttacACAGTGTGTTATTTGTCCTGTCGCCCTCACCTTATCCCCGaacagttgcagcagatggccgcccctcccagAGTTTGATCCTGCTAgggttttctttctgttaaaagggaggttttccttGCCACTGTTACCAAGTGCTTTCTCAAAGGGAGTAATTTAATTGTTGGCACTTTCTCTGCATTAGtgtaaggtctttaccttaagatataaagcgccttgaggcgactgctgttgtcaTTTGATGCTATGTAAACCcaattgaactgaaatgaattgaaaCTCGTTGTCGTCGATATGCACCTCACCTGAAAATTACATTCTCCATGTCAAAGGGGTATTCAATGATACCGGTGGTCGGCACTCGGACTCTGAGGATGTCCTGAAGGTCAGGTATGTATGAGGGCTGTGAAATACGATCCAGATCTGTGAGATAGCTAAAAATatgcagggagaaaaaaaaacactaagaaaggagaaatacagaaaaaaattaaaccaaATGCATGTAGCTACATGAGAGTTCACTCACTGGTGGGACTCTCAAGGGAAATGAAAACTTTGCTCCAATGGAGGAGAACAAATACTGTTTATTTTAACTCAGATCAAATTTGCATTTCCCAAAATAGTAAAAACAGCAAGCTAAAAAAAACCTCTTCTCTTTTTATCGCCATCGGTAGTGGCAGCGACAGAGACTATATTCAGcaagattgttgttgttttatcagCAGGCACTCATCTATGTGGTCCTTCTGCATGAATATTATACTCATTTAATAATCCTGTTAATATGATTTGATCTAGAAAAGTACAGAGATCTGTGCACACTGTTAAACATCATAAATGCCTAATTCTCACTATTTGGTGGAGTCAGACAGCTGGTACTCCCTGCGCCGATCATAGCACTCCTGTATTCCAGGATCATTCCACAGACTCTTGACAGCCATGGCGAGGTTGCTATCTAAGTCCTCCACCTTATCAACCTCCACCTCCAGGACTGCGCTGGCATGACTCTATGGACACACAGAGAAGACAAAAAGTTTTCCCTTGTGGGattaataaaggtatatcaatcaatcaatcaatcaatcaatcaatcaatcaagacAGTGAGGTAATTGTAGAACGTCCATCGAATGTTAATTGTAAAGGACTGGAGCAGAGTTAGTCTGCCTGTACCTGGTTCTGGGGATCAGTGAAAGATATACCGAGAGTCTCCATAGCTCGGACCATTGTCTGCATGGAGGTGTAGATGTTCTGGTACACCAGCTTGGCATAGCTCCTCTTGTCCTCGTCTGTATATCCTCCTCCATGGATAATCCTCATTTGTTTGATAAAGGTGCTCTTTCCACTCTCTCCAGTGCCTGTGAGACACATTGAGGATCAATAATAGCTTTATTTAGTCTACAATTGTTTTTGGAGAGttgcaaaattaaaataaagtaaacGTCTGCTGGCTGCGTGAGGAGACAGGAATGCAGTTTTATGTCTAAggcctgtttttaaaaatctgcgtTCACGTGACAGCCGGTTTCTCAGCAGTGCTCATCGGTGCAGGATTTGAACATTTTAATtgtcatgtttctgtttttcaaagAAGTCATGCTGATGGTTAGATGAGTCAATTACGGCTGCTTTCATTGTCTTGATTTTGAAGCCAGACAACAGGTTCTCATAGTACCTAGAAGTATTTAAGTATCAAAACCACCACTAATAACATTAGTATAACTACAGGTAAAAAGAGGAAGATATCAGAAAATGAATGTTAAGtataagaaaatgaaagtacTTATTGTACAAGCAGATTATATTATTATAGTATAAATACTGAAATGTGTAAGCATTACTTCTTTGCAGGTTGATATGGAGCTCATATGTGTGCTGCTCAGAGCTACATagataatattttattaaatgtattgatATGCACACACTTACTAGAGAAATTCAATTACCCTAGAGTCTAATACTTTGAGTGGTGGAGGG includes these proteins:
- the LOC109204417 gene encoding vacuolar protein sorting-associated protein 13A — protein: MKSTIISPPPGRFVKEDLFLHRQKWTKEHRNAKINDVVLLKDGRNQWKLARIIEVYPGKDGRVRKAIKQMYVLVLGLDVLGNPFGLIRGLSEGVEAFFYEPYQGAIQGPEEFVEGMTLGVKALVGGASHYREANLQILIHCFCCGSSSFLYFHIQFLTDSDIFLNVVVWSDIFLVSFFFQKIENGRFASYRYFAHAKVNESDFLMITKRGIFFVTKGTFGQLTCEWQYLFEEFTKDPTIIEDRRLRIEAKERVKSVFHAKEFGKIINFKTPEIAKWVLAKLEDARESLPKY
- the LOC100711838 gene encoding guanine nucleotide-binding protein subunit alpha-14, which produces MAGCCVSAEERENQRINEEIEKQLRRDKKDSRRELKLLLLGTGESGKSTFIKQMRIIHGGGYTDEDKRSYAKLVYQNIYTSMQTMVRAMETLGISFTDPQNQSHASAVLEVEVDKVEDLDSNLAMAVKSLWNDPGIQECYDRRREYQLSDSTKYYLTDLDRISQPSYIPDLQDILRVRVPTTGIIEYPFDMENVIFRMVDVGGQRSERRKWIHCFENVTSIIFLVALSEYDQVLAECDNENRMEESKALFKTIITYPWFQRSSVILFLNKTDILKEKIMYSHLSTYFPEFTGPQQDQVAAQEFILKMYQEQNPEKDKTLYSHFTCATDTENIRFVFVAVKDTILRHNLKEFNLV